Proteins from a single region of Paraburkholderia sp. PGU19:
- a CDS encoding GNAT family N-acetyltransferase, whose amino-acid sequence MTTSEFAIRCLQPEEWHLLKALRLRALGCDPQSYWETVDEASARDDVYWKNFTSKVTTPDGSQMFIVEHSESVAAFVFGVKKDDDEYSVGGLWVDPVHRRKGFGSLLVQQVITWARADSHTAVIRLWCHTGQALSFYQRNGFQSLDKFRTNDVDGRQIVEMMWRGT is encoded by the coding sequence ATGACTACCTCTGAGTTCGCGATTAGATGCCTGCAGCCAGAAGAATGGCATTTGTTAAAGGCTCTTCGTCTGAGAGCGCTTGGCTGCGATCCTCAGTCGTACTGGGAGACTGTGGATGAAGCCAGCGCTCGCGACGACGTGTACTGGAAAAATTTCACGAGCAAAGTGACAACGCCGGACGGGTCCCAAATGTTCATCGTTGAGCATTCTGAAAGCGTTGCCGCTTTTGTATTCGGTGTTAAGAAGGATGATGACGAATATAGCGTCGGGGGCCTTTGGGTCGATCCAGTGCACCGACGAAAAGGATTTGGGAGCTTGCTGGTGCAGCAAGTCATAACATGGGCAAGAGCCGATTCGCATACTGCCGTAATCCGCCTGTGGTGCCATACAGGGCAGGCACTGTCGTTCTATCAGCGAAACGGCTTTCAATCTTTGGATAAATTTCGGACCAACGACGTTGATGGCCGTCAGATAGTTGAGATGATGTGGCGGGGCACTTGA
- a CDS encoding cupin domain-containing protein, translating to MSAPQNRPTVFTKEENDTLSIRSAQYSAGLNGSGPINRFHHAKGRDLTWTRAGLRDFFRYADPGIRAATGNRLDVHLVRANEAPQYGTGWHRHKLAFHAIYMVSGWARFMYEGKPALVENGDFVNMPPGVNHYLYDYSPDMCFLEIAMAGTPDGMIPEEAVEPFCETPAPMAWETN from the coding sequence ATGTCTGCCCCGCAAAACCGTCCAACGGTTTTCACCAAGGAAGAAAACGACACCCTGTCGATCCGCTCGGCCCAATATTCGGCCGGTCTCAACGGTTCGGGCCCGATAAACAGGTTTCATCACGCTAAGGGGCGCGACCTGACCTGGACCAGGGCGGGCTTGCGAGACTTTTTCCGCTACGCTGATCCGGGCATCCGGGCAGCGACAGGCAACCGGCTCGACGTCCATCTCGTCCGGGCCAACGAGGCGCCGCAATACGGCACCGGCTGGCATCGCCACAAACTCGCCTTCCACGCAATCTACATGGTAAGCGGCTGGGCTCGCTTCATGTACGAGGGCAAGCCAGCGTTGGTGGAGAACGGTGATTTCGTCAATATGCCACCCGGCGTCAACCATTACCTCTACGACTACAGTCCGGACATGTGCTTCCTGGAGATCGCCATGGCCGGCACGCCGGACGGCATGATCCCGGAAGAGGCGGTGGAGCCATTCTGCGAGACCCCGGCACCTATGGCTTGGGAGACGAATTGA
- a CDS encoding hydroxymethylglutaryl-CoA lyase, which yields MHTNETVRIVEVGPRDGLQNEQHRVDTAIKLELIERLGNAGLTCIEATSFVSPKWVPQMADHAELMLRLKRKSGTRYPVLVPNMEGFDAALACGAKEVSVFAAASETFSQRNTNCSTTESLRRFGPVLDAAMREGVRVRGYVSCVVGCPYEGAIDPLRVSEVAGELFALGCYEVSLGDTIGVGTPDSVARMLEAVSRRVPVAHLAGHYHDTYGMAIANVHASYAFGVRVFDASIAGLGGCPYATGASGNVATEDVVYLMQGLGVSTGVDLDRLVETSDWISGVLGRKPASKVARAVLAKRTSH from the coding sequence ATGCACACGAACGAGACAGTACGGATCGTGGAAGTGGGTCCCCGCGATGGACTGCAGAACGAGCAGCATCGCGTTGATACGGCGATCAAGCTCGAATTGATCGAGCGACTTGGAAACGCGGGCCTGACGTGCATCGAGGCCACGTCGTTCGTATCCCCGAAGTGGGTCCCGCAGATGGCGGACCACGCCGAGCTCATGTTGCGCCTGAAGCGTAAAAGCGGGACGCGATACCCGGTCCTCGTACCCAACATGGAAGGATTCGATGCGGCGCTTGCATGCGGGGCGAAAGAAGTTTCGGTGTTTGCCGCTGCGTCAGAGACATTTTCCCAGCGTAATACCAACTGTTCGACGACCGAATCCTTAAGACGCTTTGGGCCCGTCCTCGACGCCGCCATGCGCGAAGGCGTGCGGGTGCGCGGCTACGTTTCGTGCGTCGTCGGTTGCCCTTACGAGGGCGCGATTGATCCGCTGCGTGTCAGTGAGGTCGCCGGAGAACTCTTTGCGCTGGGCTGTTATGAAGTGTCACTCGGTGACACCATCGGCGTGGGCACGCCGGATTCCGTCGCGCGCATGCTGGAGGCGGTGTCCAGGCGAGTACCCGTGGCGCATCTGGCTGGCCACTACCACGACACCTACGGCATGGCGATCGCTAATGTGCACGCCTCCTATGCGTTTGGCGTGCGCGTCTTCGATGCTTCGATTGCTGGCCTGGGCGGATGCCCCTATGCGACCGGCGCATCAGGCAACGTTGCGACAGAGGACGTGGTTTATCTGATGCAAGGGCTCGGTGTGAGCACCGGGGTTGATCTCGACCGGTTAGTCGAGACCTCCGACTGGATTTCGGGCGTACTGGGCAGGAAACCGGCGTCGAAGGTCGCGCGTGCGGTACTTGCGAAACGCACATCTCACTGA
- a CDS encoding electron transfer flavoprotein subunit beta/FixA family protein: MKVLVPVKRVVDFSVKVRVKSDNTGVDIASVKMSMNPFDEIAVEEAVRLKETGVATEVVAVSAGVAQCQETLRTALAIGADRAILIESNEDLQPLAVAKLLKAMVDKEQPQLVILGKQAIDDDSNQTGQMLAALAGLPQATFASKVVVADGKATVSREVDGGAETLSLKLPAVITTDLRLNEPRYVTLPNIMKAKKKPLETVKPEDLGVDVTPRLRTLKVSEPPKRSAGVKVADVKTLVEKLKAEAKVL, translated from the coding sequence ATGAAAGTGTTAGTTCCCGTAAAGCGGGTTGTCGACTTCAGCGTGAAAGTCCGCGTGAAATCGGACAACACGGGTGTCGATATTGCGAGCGTGAAGATGTCGATGAATCCGTTCGACGAAATCGCCGTTGAAGAAGCCGTGCGCCTGAAGGAAACGGGCGTGGCGACGGAAGTGGTCGCTGTGTCGGCGGGCGTCGCGCAATGTCAGGAAACGCTGCGCACGGCGCTGGCGATCGGCGCGGATCGTGCGATCCTGATCGAATCGAACGAAGATCTGCAGCCGCTGGCTGTCGCGAAGCTTTTGAAAGCGATGGTCGACAAGGAACAGCCGCAACTGGTCATTCTCGGCAAACAGGCCATCGACGATGACTCGAACCAGACGGGCCAGATGCTGGCTGCTTTGGCTGGTTTGCCACAGGCGACGTTTGCATCGAAGGTTGTCGTGGCGGACGGCAAGGCGACTGTGTCGCGTGAGGTGGATGGCGGCGCGGAAACGCTGTCGCTGAAGCTGCCCGCCGTCATCACGACCGATCTGCGCCTGAACGAACCGCGCTACGTGACGCTGCCGAACATCATGAAGGCGAAGAAGAAGCCACTCGAAACCGTGAAGCCCGAAGACCTGGGCGTCGATGTCACGCCGCGTCTGAGGACGCTAAAGGTCAGCGAGCCGCCGAAGCGCTCGGCTGGTGTGAAGGTGGCCGACGTGAAGACGCTGGTCGAGAAGCTGAAGGCCGAAGCCAAAGTGCTTTGA
- a CDS encoding FAD-binding protein: MKILVIAEHDNASIKAATLNTVAAAQKIGGDVHVLVAGHNAQGAADAAAKVAGVSKVLLADAPQLAEQLAENVAATVLTIAGNYSHILAPATAFGKNVAPRVAAMLDVAQISEITAVVSADTFERPIYAGNAIATVQSADPIKVMTVRGTAFEAASAEGGSAQLELIEAAPDAGMAQFVRREITKLDRPELTSASIVVSGGRGLGSGENFTRVLDPLADRLGAALGASRAAVDAGYVPNDYQVGQTGKIVAPQLYVAVGISGAIQHLAGMKDSKVIAAINKDADAPIFSVADYGLVGDLFAVVPELTAALGE; encoded by the coding sequence ATGAAGATTCTGGTAATTGCTGAACACGACAACGCGTCGATCAAGGCTGCGACGCTGAATACGGTAGCTGCCGCGCAGAAGATCGGTGGCGACGTTCATGTGCTGGTGGCAGGACACAACGCGCAAGGCGCGGCCGATGCGGCAGCGAAAGTTGCCGGTGTCAGCAAAGTCCTGCTGGCCGATGCGCCACAACTGGCCGAACAGCTGGCGGAGAACGTTGCGGCGACGGTGCTGACCATCGCGGGAAACTATTCGCACATCCTCGCGCCGGCGACCGCCTTCGGCAAGAACGTGGCGCCGCGTGTGGCGGCCATGCTGGATGTCGCGCAGATTAGCGAGATCACGGCGGTCGTGTCCGCCGACACATTCGAGCGGCCAATTTACGCGGGCAACGCAATCGCGACCGTGCAATCAGCCGACCCGATCAAGGTGATGACGGTCCGTGGCACGGCGTTCGAGGCGGCATCGGCCGAGGGCGGCAGCGCTCAACTCGAGCTGATCGAGGCGGCGCCTGACGCGGGCATGGCGCAGTTTGTGAGACGAGAGATAACGAAGCTTGACCGGCCCGAGCTGACGTCGGCGTCGATCGTGGTTTCGGGCGGCCGGGGCCTGGGCAGCGGAGAGAACTTCACGCGGGTTCTCGATCCACTGGCAGACAGGCTGGGCGCAGCACTGGGCGCCTCGCGCGCGGCGGTGGACGCAGGCTACGTGCCGAACGACTACCAGGTCGGACAGACGGGCAAGATCGTGGCGCCGCAGCTCTATGTGGCAGTCGGCATCTCGGGCGCGATCCAGCATCTTGCAGGCATGAAGGACAGCAAAGTCATCGCGGCGATCAACAAGGACGCCGACGCGCCGATCTTCAGCGTGGCCGATTATGGGCTGGTAGGCGACCTGTTTGCCGTGGTCCCTGAACTGACTGCGGCACTCGGGGAGTAA